A stretch of the Drosophila sulfurigaster albostrigata strain 15112-1811.04 chromosome 2L, ASM2355843v2, whole genome shotgun sequence genome encodes the following:
- the LOC133838813 gene encoding electroneutral sodium bicarbonate exchanger 1 isoform X12 — MPQQTKSQAQLKHFHGNGRMPNVIATNSSRPWNMNSSSGDDEAPKDPRTGGEDFTQQFTENDFEATPPAQRVQFILGEDVDDGSHVSHPLFSEMGMLVKEGDEIEWKETARWIKFEEDVEEGGNRWSKPHVATLSLHSLFELRGLLANGSVMLDMEANNLEVVADLVCDQMVSSGTLPAGVKDKVKDALLRRHRHQHEYAKKTRLPIIRSLADMRNQSSSKIEEQSGNALLATTPLSLTASEPGPPGNTGNNGSSNALAMGMGRFLTVPGKPSNRALEDMVKSPSSQSMARQTSGTELAEQQHKGNTHFMRKIPPGAEASNILVGEVDFLERQLSCFIRLSQAAVMGDLTEVPVPTRFIFILLGPPGSQSNFHEIGRAMATLMSDEIFHEVAYRARKRDHLLAGVDEFLDAVTVLPPGEWDPTIRIEPPAAIPSQEVRKRPPELPKEEIDEEEEEQRLREESGLSRSGRLFGGLINDFKRKIPWYLSDYKDALSMQCVASWIFLYFACLSPIITFGGLLSEATGKNMAAMESLVSGFVCGMGYGFFSGQPLTILGSTGPVLVFESIVYEFSMAQGWDYMTFRFWIGMWVAVICVVLVAIDASALVCYITRFTEENFATLIAVIFVYKAIENVVVIGKTFPVNQGIYDCICTPPLQSNASVLEFAKYKWDSCESYNGTLVGHDCGTPPTENVFLMSVVLCTGTFILSTILKEFKNALFFPSIVRQYISDFSVLIAIFAMTFFDYSLGVPTQKLEVPHELKPTLNTRGWLIPPFTEKNPWWSPIIAVFPAMLGTILIFMDQQITAVIVNRKENKLKKGCGYHLDLFVLSGLIAICSMMGLPWFVAATVLSINHVNSLKLESECSAPGEKPQFLGVREQRVTHIMIFLTIGGSVLLTPLLGNIPMPVLFGVFLYMGVASLKGLQFFDRILIMFMPAKYQPDYMFLRQVPIKRVHLFTIIQLACLIILWLIKSFPQTSILFPLMLVVMIGIRKSLDFVFTRRELKILDDIMPEMTKRAAADDLHQLDAEVGFCQKYLPFFGGRGKREPKGSLDAGLDGAANPNAGAQIKCNISNANEKEFEAQSSLLKK, encoded by the exons GCCCTGGAATATGAACTCCTCAAGTGGTGACGATGAGGCGCCCAAGGATCCGCGAACCGGCGGCGAGGACTTTACTCAACAATTTACAGAAAACGATTTCGAGG CAACACCGCCCGCACAACGCGTACAATTTATACTGGGCGAAGACGTGGACGATGGCTCGCATGTATCGCATCCGCTGTTCTCCGAGATGGGCATGCTCGTAAAAGAGGGCGACGAGATTGAATGGAAGGAAACGGCACGCTGGATCAAGTTCGAGGAGGATGTCGAAGAGGGCGGCAATCGTTGGTCCAAGCCACATGTGGCCACACTCTCGCTGCACTCGCTCTTTGAGCTCCGTGGCCTGCTGGCCAATGGCAGCGTAATGCTCGACATGGAGGCAAATAATCTGGAAGTCGTTGCGGATTTGGTTTGCGATCAGATGGTAAGCAGCGGCACATTGCCCGCTGGAGTCAAGGATAAGGTCAAGGATGCACTGCTGCGACGCCATCGTCATCAGCATGAGTACGCAAAGAAGACGCGACTGCCCATCATCAGATCTCTGGCCGATATGCGCAATCAATCGTCATCGAAAA ttgAAGAACAGTCTGGCAACGCTTTGCTGGCAACGACACCGTTATCGCTAACAGCCAGCGAGCCTGGACCACCTGGCAACACTGGCAATAATGGCAGTTCCAATGCCCTGGCGATGGGAATGGGTCGTTTTCTAACGGTACCCGGCAAGCCCAGCAACAGAGCGCTTG AGGATATGGTGAAGAGTCCCAGCAGTCAATCGATGGCCAGACAAACAAGCGGCACCGAACTTGCCGAGCAACAACACAAGGGTAACACGCACTTTATGCGCAAGATTCCCCCAGGCGCTGAGGCGAGCAACATTTTGGTGGGAGAGGTCGACTTTCTGGAGCGTCAACTCTCCTGTTTCATACGCCTGAGTCAGGCAGCAGTAATGGGTGATCTTACAGAGGTGCCAGTGCCAACAAG ATTCATCTTCATCTTGCTGGGTCCGCCTGGCAGTCAGAGCAATTTCCATGAGATTGGACGCGCCATGGCCACCTTGATGTCCGATGAGATCTTCCACGAGGTCGCCTATCGTGCACGCAAGCGTGATCATTTGCTCGCCGGCGTGGATGAGTTCTTGGATGCGGTCACAGTATTACCCCCAGGCGAATGGGATCCCACCATACGCATTGAGCCACCCGCTGCGATTCCCTCGCAAGAGGTACGCAAGCGTCCGCCAGAGTTGCCCAAGGAGGAGAtcgacgaggaggaggaggagcagcgACTGCGTGAAGAGTCGGGTTTGTCGCGTAGTGGACGTCTCTTTGGTGGCCTCATTAATGATTTTAAACGCAAGATACCGTGGTATTTGAGTGATTACAAGGATGCACTCTCCATGCAATGTGTTGCCTCCTGGATCTTTTTGTATTTCGCTTGCTTGTCGCCCATCATTACCTTTGGTGGTCTCTTGTCGGAGGCGACGGGCAAGAATATGGCTGCTATGGAATCGCTGGTGTCTGGGTTTGTTTGCGGCATGGGTTATGGCTTCTTTTCCGGCCAGCCGTTGACAATTTTGGGTTCCACCGGTCCAGTTCTGGTCTTTGAGTCCATTGTGTATGAGTTCTCCATGGCACAAGGCTGGGACTACATGACATTCCGGTTCTGGATCGGCATGTGGGTCGCCGTCATTTGTGTCGTGCTGGTCGCAATTGATGCCAGCGCCTTAGTTTGTTATATCACACGCTTCACCGAGGAGAACTTCGCCACATTAATTGCCGTGATCTTTGTGTACAAGGCTATCGAGaatgttgttgtcattggCAAAACTTTCCCAGTGAATCAGGGCATCTACGATTGCATCTGCACGCCGCCGTTGCAGAGCAATGCGAGCGTCTTGGAGTTTGCCAAATACAAATGGGATTCCTGTGAG TCCTACAATGGCACGCTGGTTGGCCACGATTGCGGCACACCGCCCACCGAGAACGTCTTCCTTATGTCTGTGGTGCTTTGCACCGGCACCTTCATCCTCTCCACAATACTGAAGGAGTTCAAGAACGCTCTGTTCTTCCCCTCGATTGTGCGACAGTATATCAGTGATTTTAGCGTGCTAATTGCCATCTTTGCCATGACCTTCTTTGACTATTCACTGGGTGTGCCCACCCAGAAGCTGGAAGTGCCCCACGAATTGAAACCGACGCTTAACACACGTGGTTGGCTGATACCGCCATTCACCGAGAAGAATCCTTGGTGGTCACCCATCATTGCTGTCTTCCCTGCCATGCTGGGCACCATTCTCATCTTCATGGATCAACAGATTACAGCGGTGATTGTCAATCGTAAGgaaaacaaattgaagaaGGGTTGCGGCTATCATTTGGATCTGTTTGTGCTGTCTGGTCTGATAGCCATCTGCAGCATGATGGGACTTCCCTG GTTCGTGGCTGCCACCGTGCTGAGCATTAATCATGTCAATTCATTGAAACTGGAGTCGGAGTGCAGTGCCCCTGGTGAGAAACCACAGTTTTTGGGTGTGCGCGAGCAGCGTGTGACACACATCATGATCTTCCTAACGATTGGTGGTTCCGTGCTGTTGACACCGCTGCTCGGAAACATACCGATGCCAGTCTTGTTTGGCGTCTTCTTGTACATGGGCGTGGCCTCGCTCAAGGGTCTGCAATTCTTCGATCGCATACTGATTATGTTCATGCCAGCGAAATATCAGCCGGACTATATGTTCCTGCGTCAG GTGCCCATCAAGCGCGTGCATCTGTTTACGATCATTCAGTTGGCCTGCTTGATCATTTTGTGGCTGATCAAGAGCTTCCCGCAGACCTCCATTTTGTTCCCCCTTATGTTGGTCGTCATGATTGGCATTCGTAAGTCGCTGGACTTTGTGTTTACGCGACGCGAACTCAAGATTTTGGATGATATTATGCCGGAAATGACGAAACGAGCGGCAGCGGATGATCTGCATCAATTGGACGCTGAGGTGGGCTTTTGTCAGAAATATTTACCGTTTTTCGGTGGACGAGGCAAGCGCGAACCGAAGGGCAGCCTTGATGCTGGCTTGGACGGTGCTGCCAATCCAAATGCTGGTGCACAGATCAAGTGCAACATCTCAAATGCCAATGAAAAGGAATTCGAGGCACAAAGTAGTTTGCTCAAAAAATGA
- the LOC133838813 gene encoding electroneutral sodium bicarbonate exchanger 1 isoform X16: protein MPQQTKSQAQLKHFHGNGRMPNVIATNSSRPWNMNSSSGDDEAPKDPRTGGEDFTQQFTENDFEATPPAQRVQFILGEDVDDGSHVSHPLFSEMGMLVKEGDEIEWKETARWIKFEEDVEEGGNRWSKPHVATLSLHSLFELRGLLANGSVMLDMEANNLEVVADLVCDQMVSSGTLPAGVKDKVKDALLRRHRHQHEYAKKTRLPIIRSLADMRNQSSSKKDMVKSPSSQSMARQTSGTELAEQQHKGNTHFMRKIPPGAEASNILVGEVDFLERQLSCFIRLSQAAVMGDLTEVPVPTRFIFILLGPPGSQSNFHEIGRAMATLMSDEIFHEVAYRARKRDHLLAGVDEFLDAVTVLPPGEWDPTIRIEPPAAIPSQEVRKRPPELPKEEIDEEEEEQRLREESGLSRSGRLFGGLINDFKRKIPWYLSDYKDALSMQCVASWIFLYFACLSPIITFGGLLSEATGKNMAAMESLVSGFVCGMGYGFFSGQPLTILGSTGPVLVFESIVYEFSMAQGWDYMTFRFWIGMWVAVICVVLVAIDASALVCYITRFTEENFATLIAVIFVYKAIENVVVIGKTFPVNQGIYDCICTPPLQSNASVLEFAKYKWDSCESYNGTLVGHDCGTPPTENVFLMSVVLCTGTFILSTILKEFKNALFFPSIVRQYISDFSVLIAIFAMTFFDYSLGVPTQKLEVPHELKPTLNTRGWLIPPFTEKNPWWSPIIAVFPAMLGTILIFMDQQITAVIVNRKENKLKKGCGYHLDLFVLSGLIAICSMMGLPWFVAATVLSINHVNSLKLESECSAPGEKPQFLGVREQRVTHIMIFLTIGGSVLLTPLLGNIPMPVLFGVFLYMGVASLKGLQFFDRILIMFMPAKYQPDYMFLRQVPIKRVHLFTIIQLACLIILWLIKSFPQTSILFPLMLVVMIGIRKSLDFVFTRRELKILDDIMPEMTKRAAADDLHQLDAEVGFCQKYLPFFGGRGKREPKGSLDAGLDGAANPNAGAQIKCNISNANEKEFEAQSSLLKK from the exons GCCCTGGAATATGAACTCCTCAAGTGGTGACGATGAGGCGCCCAAGGATCCGCGAACCGGCGGCGAGGACTTTACTCAACAATTTACAGAAAACGATTTCGAGG CAACACCGCCCGCACAACGCGTACAATTTATACTGGGCGAAGACGTGGACGATGGCTCGCATGTATCGCATCCGCTGTTCTCCGAGATGGGCATGCTCGTAAAAGAGGGCGACGAGATTGAATGGAAGGAAACGGCACGCTGGATCAAGTTCGAGGAGGATGTCGAAGAGGGCGGCAATCGTTGGTCCAAGCCACATGTGGCCACACTCTCGCTGCACTCGCTCTTTGAGCTCCGTGGCCTGCTGGCCAATGGCAGCGTAATGCTCGACATGGAGGCAAATAATCTGGAAGTCGTTGCGGATTTGGTTTGCGATCAGATGGTAAGCAGCGGCACATTGCCCGCTGGAGTCAAGGATAAGGTCAAGGATGCACTGCTGCGACGCCATCGTCATCAGCATGAGTACGCAAAGAAGACGCGACTGCCCATCATCAGATCTCTGGCCGATATGCGCAATCAATCGTCATCGAAAA AGGATATGGTGAAGAGTCCCAGCAGTCAATCGATGGCCAGACAAACAAGCGGCACCGAACTTGCCGAGCAACAACACAAGGGTAACACGCACTTTATGCGCAAGATTCCCCCAGGCGCTGAGGCGAGCAACATTTTGGTGGGAGAGGTCGACTTTCTGGAGCGTCAACTCTCCTGTTTCATACGCCTGAGTCAGGCAGCAGTAATGGGTGATCTTACAGAGGTGCCAGTGCCAACAAG ATTCATCTTCATCTTGCTGGGTCCGCCTGGCAGTCAGAGCAATTTCCATGAGATTGGACGCGCCATGGCCACCTTGATGTCCGATGAGATCTTCCACGAGGTCGCCTATCGTGCACGCAAGCGTGATCATTTGCTCGCCGGCGTGGATGAGTTCTTGGATGCGGTCACAGTATTACCCCCAGGCGAATGGGATCCCACCATACGCATTGAGCCACCCGCTGCGATTCCCTCGCAAGAGGTACGCAAGCGTCCGCCAGAGTTGCCCAAGGAGGAGAtcgacgaggaggaggaggagcagcgACTGCGTGAAGAGTCGGGTTTGTCGCGTAGTGGACGTCTCTTTGGTGGCCTCATTAATGATTTTAAACGCAAGATACCGTGGTATTTGAGTGATTACAAGGATGCACTCTCCATGCAATGTGTTGCCTCCTGGATCTTTTTGTATTTCGCTTGCTTGTCGCCCATCATTACCTTTGGTGGTCTCTTGTCGGAGGCGACGGGCAAGAATATGGCTGCTATGGAATCGCTGGTGTCTGGGTTTGTTTGCGGCATGGGTTATGGCTTCTTTTCCGGCCAGCCGTTGACAATTTTGGGTTCCACCGGTCCAGTTCTGGTCTTTGAGTCCATTGTGTATGAGTTCTCCATGGCACAAGGCTGGGACTACATGACATTCCGGTTCTGGATCGGCATGTGGGTCGCCGTCATTTGTGTCGTGCTGGTCGCAATTGATGCCAGCGCCTTAGTTTGTTATATCACACGCTTCACCGAGGAGAACTTCGCCACATTAATTGCCGTGATCTTTGTGTACAAGGCTATCGAGaatgttgttgtcattggCAAAACTTTCCCAGTGAATCAGGGCATCTACGATTGCATCTGCACGCCGCCGTTGCAGAGCAATGCGAGCGTCTTGGAGTTTGCCAAATACAAATGGGATTCCTGTGAG TCCTACAATGGCACGCTGGTTGGCCACGATTGCGGCACACCGCCCACCGAGAACGTCTTCCTTATGTCTGTGGTGCTTTGCACCGGCACCTTCATCCTCTCCACAATACTGAAGGAGTTCAAGAACGCTCTGTTCTTCCCCTCGATTGTGCGACAGTATATCAGTGATTTTAGCGTGCTAATTGCCATCTTTGCCATGACCTTCTTTGACTATTCACTGGGTGTGCCCACCCAGAAGCTGGAAGTGCCCCACGAATTGAAACCGACGCTTAACACACGTGGTTGGCTGATACCGCCATTCACCGAGAAGAATCCTTGGTGGTCACCCATCATTGCTGTCTTCCCTGCCATGCTGGGCACCATTCTCATCTTCATGGATCAACAGATTACAGCGGTGATTGTCAATCGTAAGgaaaacaaattgaagaaGGGTTGCGGCTATCATTTGGATCTGTTTGTGCTGTCTGGTCTGATAGCCATCTGCAGCATGATGGGACTTCCCTG GTTCGTGGCTGCCACCGTGCTGAGCATTAATCATGTCAATTCATTGAAACTGGAGTCGGAGTGCAGTGCCCCTGGTGAGAAACCACAGTTTTTGGGTGTGCGCGAGCAGCGTGTGACACACATCATGATCTTCCTAACGATTGGTGGTTCCGTGCTGTTGACACCGCTGCTCGGAAACATACCGATGCCAGTCTTGTTTGGCGTCTTCTTGTACATGGGCGTGGCCTCGCTCAAGGGTCTGCAATTCTTCGATCGCATACTGATTATGTTCATGCCAGCGAAATATCAGCCGGACTATATGTTCCTGCGTCAG GTGCCCATCAAGCGCGTGCATCTGTTTACGATCATTCAGTTGGCCTGCTTGATCATTTTGTGGCTGATCAAGAGCTTCCCGCAGACCTCCATTTTGTTCCCCCTTATGTTGGTCGTCATGATTGGCATTCGTAAGTCGCTGGACTTTGTGTTTACGCGACGCGAACTCAAGATTTTGGATGATATTATGCCGGAAATGACGAAACGAGCGGCAGCGGATGATCTGCATCAATTGGACGCTGAGGTGGGCTTTTGTCAGAAATATTTACCGTTTTTCGGTGGACGAGGCAAGCGCGAACCGAAGGGCAGCCTTGATGCTGGCTTGGACGGTGCTGCCAATCCAAATGCTGGTGCACAGATCAAGTGCAACATCTCAAATGCCAATGAAAAGGAATTCGAGGCACAAAGTAGTTTGCTCAAAAAATGA
- the LOC133838813 gene encoding electroneutral sodium bicarbonate exchanger 1 isoform X14, translating into MPQQTKSQAQLKHFHGNGRMPNVIATNSSRPWNMNSSSGDDEAPKDPRTGGEDFTQQFTENDFEATPPAQRVQFILGEDVDDGSHVSHPLFSEMGMLVKEGDEIEWKETARWIKFEEDVEEGGNRWSKPHVATLSLHSLFELRGLLANGSVMLDMEANNLEVVADLVCDQMVSSGTLPAGVKDKVKDALLRRHRHQHEYAKKTRLPIIRSLADMRNQSSSKTDMGAIGVTTWFHAGASPSHISAGQQGSQPTTQQVQKDMVKSPSSQSMARQTSGTELAEQQHKGNTHFMRKIPPGAEASNILVGEVDFLERQLSCFIRLSQAAVMGDLTEVPVPTRFIFILLGPPGSQSNFHEIGRAMATLMSDEIFHEVAYRARKRDHLLAGVDEFLDAVTVLPPGEWDPTIRIEPPAAIPSQEVRKRPPELPKEEIDEEEEEQRLREESGLSRSGRLFGGLINDFKRKIPWYLSDYKDALSMQCVASWIFLYFACLSPIITFGGLLSEATGKNMAAMESLVSGFVCGMGYGFFSGQPLTILGSTGPVLVFESIVYEFSMAQGWDYMTFRFWIGMWVAVICVVLVAIDASALVCYITRFTEENFATLIAVIFVYKAIENVVVIGKTFPVNQGIYDCICTPPLQSNASVLEFAKYKWDSCESYNGTLVGHDCGTPPTENVFLMSVVLCTGTFILSTILKEFKNALFFPSIVRQYISDFSVLIAIFAMTFFDYSLGVPTQKLEVPHELKPTLNTRGWLIPPFTEKNPWWSPIIAVFPAMLGTILIFMDQQITAVIVNRKENKLKKGCGYHLDLFVLSGLIAICSMMGLPWFVAATVLSINHVNSLKLESECSAPGEKPQFLGVREQRVTHIMIFLTIGGSVLLTPLLGNIPMPVLFGVFLYMGVASLKGLQFFDRILIMFMPAKYQPDYMFLRQVPIKRVHLFTIIQLACLIILWLIKSFPQTSILFPLMLVVMIGIRKSLDFVFTRRELKILDDIMPEMTKRAAADDLHQLDAEVGFCQKYLPFFGGRGKREPKGSLDAGLDGAANPNAGAQIKCNISNANEKEFEAQSSLLKK; encoded by the exons GCCCTGGAATATGAACTCCTCAAGTGGTGACGATGAGGCGCCCAAGGATCCGCGAACCGGCGGCGAGGACTTTACTCAACAATTTACAGAAAACGATTTCGAGG CAACACCGCCCGCACAACGCGTACAATTTATACTGGGCGAAGACGTGGACGATGGCTCGCATGTATCGCATCCGCTGTTCTCCGAGATGGGCATGCTCGTAAAAGAGGGCGACGAGATTGAATGGAAGGAAACGGCACGCTGGATCAAGTTCGAGGAGGATGTCGAAGAGGGCGGCAATCGTTGGTCCAAGCCACATGTGGCCACACTCTCGCTGCACTCGCTCTTTGAGCTCCGTGGCCTGCTGGCCAATGGCAGCGTAATGCTCGACATGGAGGCAAATAATCTGGAAGTCGTTGCGGATTTGGTTTGCGATCAGATGGTAAGCAGCGGCACATTGCCCGCTGGAGTCAAGGATAAGGTCAAGGATGCACTGCTGCGACGCCATCGTCATCAGCATGAGTACGCAAAGAAGACGCGACTGCCCATCATCAGATCTCTGGCCGATATGCGCAATCAATCGTCATCGAAAA CCGACATGGGCGCTATTGGCGTTACCACCTGGTTCCATGCGGGCGCCTCGCCCTCGCATATTTCAGCTGGCCAGCAAGGATCGCAGCCAACGACGCAGCAAGTGCAAA AGGATATGGTGAAGAGTCCCAGCAGTCAATCGATGGCCAGACAAACAAGCGGCACCGAACTTGCCGAGCAACAACACAAGGGTAACACGCACTTTATGCGCAAGATTCCCCCAGGCGCTGAGGCGAGCAACATTTTGGTGGGAGAGGTCGACTTTCTGGAGCGTCAACTCTCCTGTTTCATACGCCTGAGTCAGGCAGCAGTAATGGGTGATCTTACAGAGGTGCCAGTGCCAACAAG ATTCATCTTCATCTTGCTGGGTCCGCCTGGCAGTCAGAGCAATTTCCATGAGATTGGACGCGCCATGGCCACCTTGATGTCCGATGAGATCTTCCACGAGGTCGCCTATCGTGCACGCAAGCGTGATCATTTGCTCGCCGGCGTGGATGAGTTCTTGGATGCGGTCACAGTATTACCCCCAGGCGAATGGGATCCCACCATACGCATTGAGCCACCCGCTGCGATTCCCTCGCAAGAGGTACGCAAGCGTCCGCCAGAGTTGCCCAAGGAGGAGAtcgacgaggaggaggaggagcagcgACTGCGTGAAGAGTCGGGTTTGTCGCGTAGTGGACGTCTCTTTGGTGGCCTCATTAATGATTTTAAACGCAAGATACCGTGGTATTTGAGTGATTACAAGGATGCACTCTCCATGCAATGTGTTGCCTCCTGGATCTTTTTGTATTTCGCTTGCTTGTCGCCCATCATTACCTTTGGTGGTCTCTTGTCGGAGGCGACGGGCAAGAATATGGCTGCTATGGAATCGCTGGTGTCTGGGTTTGTTTGCGGCATGGGTTATGGCTTCTTTTCCGGCCAGCCGTTGACAATTTTGGGTTCCACCGGTCCAGTTCTGGTCTTTGAGTCCATTGTGTATGAGTTCTCCATGGCACAAGGCTGGGACTACATGACATTCCGGTTCTGGATCGGCATGTGGGTCGCCGTCATTTGTGTCGTGCTGGTCGCAATTGATGCCAGCGCCTTAGTTTGTTATATCACACGCTTCACCGAGGAGAACTTCGCCACATTAATTGCCGTGATCTTTGTGTACAAGGCTATCGAGaatgttgttgtcattggCAAAACTTTCCCAGTGAATCAGGGCATCTACGATTGCATCTGCACGCCGCCGTTGCAGAGCAATGCGAGCGTCTTGGAGTTTGCCAAATACAAATGGGATTCCTGTGAG TCCTACAATGGCACGCTGGTTGGCCACGATTGCGGCACACCGCCCACCGAGAACGTCTTCCTTATGTCTGTGGTGCTTTGCACCGGCACCTTCATCCTCTCCACAATACTGAAGGAGTTCAAGAACGCTCTGTTCTTCCCCTCGATTGTGCGACAGTATATCAGTGATTTTAGCGTGCTAATTGCCATCTTTGCCATGACCTTCTTTGACTATTCACTGGGTGTGCCCACCCAGAAGCTGGAAGTGCCCCACGAATTGAAACCGACGCTTAACACACGTGGTTGGCTGATACCGCCATTCACCGAGAAGAATCCTTGGTGGTCACCCATCATTGCTGTCTTCCCTGCCATGCTGGGCACCATTCTCATCTTCATGGATCAACAGATTACAGCGGTGATTGTCAATCGTAAGgaaaacaaattgaagaaGGGTTGCGGCTATCATTTGGATCTGTTTGTGCTGTCTGGTCTGATAGCCATCTGCAGCATGATGGGACTTCCCTG GTTCGTGGCTGCCACCGTGCTGAGCATTAATCATGTCAATTCATTGAAACTGGAGTCGGAGTGCAGTGCCCCTGGTGAGAAACCACAGTTTTTGGGTGTGCGCGAGCAGCGTGTGACACACATCATGATCTTCCTAACGATTGGTGGTTCCGTGCTGTTGACACCGCTGCTCGGAAACATACCGATGCCAGTCTTGTTTGGCGTCTTCTTGTACATGGGCGTGGCCTCGCTCAAGGGTCTGCAATTCTTCGATCGCATACTGATTATGTTCATGCCAGCGAAATATCAGCCGGACTATATGTTCCTGCGTCAG GTGCCCATCAAGCGCGTGCATCTGTTTACGATCATTCAGTTGGCCTGCTTGATCATTTTGTGGCTGATCAAGAGCTTCCCGCAGACCTCCATTTTGTTCCCCCTTATGTTGGTCGTCATGATTGGCATTCGTAAGTCGCTGGACTTTGTGTTTACGCGACGCGAACTCAAGATTTTGGATGATATTATGCCGGAAATGACGAAACGAGCGGCAGCGGATGATCTGCATCAATTGGACGCTGAGGTGGGCTTTTGTCAGAAATATTTACCGTTTTTCGGTGGACGAGGCAAGCGCGAACCGAAGGGCAGCCTTGATGCTGGCTTGGACGGTGCTGCCAATCCAAATGCTGGTGCACAGATCAAGTGCAACATCTCAAATGCCAATGAAAAGGAATTCGAGGCACAAAGTAGTTTGCTCAAAAAATGA